The window ACAGGAGGCTGCCATGGTCATCAATGTGCAGGAGGGCCGTCAGTTCCGCGGCTACAAAATGTGGTTCAATGACAAGAAGATCCTGCAACGCGAAGTGGTGGCCGGCATCTTTGACAAGGATGGCCGTATCTACTTTGGTGAGGGCGACAGGGGCTATGCCTTTGGCTACCTGACCGGCAAGGAAAAGATGACCATCAACTATCTGGAGAGCGGCGCAACGGCCAAGACCATCATTCTGGAGCTGGAGCGTGTCCATTTCTCCGCCGGATTCGTTGAGATCGACAAGGACGGTGACAAGACCATCATCCAGTCCGAGATCACCACGTACTATCCGCTCAATGCCGAGCGCATCATCAAAGAGGCAGACCGTGACAATGACGGCAAGCTGACCATGAGCGAATGGGAAAAGTGGAAGAAAGGCCACTAGGCGATACCATCACGGAAATAGAAAACGGCAGGGACCTGTGTTCCTGCCGTTTTGTCGTTTTAGCGCTAGTTGCGCGATTTTCGGAAGAGCAGAATCCCTGCGATCAAAGCTGCCAGTATGCCCGTAACCATGATCAGCAGGCGACTGTCTTCTGAGGAGAGGGGGTGGTCGTCTTCGGTGATCCACTTGTGGCGGATGTCTTCAATCTCCGTTTTGGTGAGCGATTCAATACCTTTCTGCATGATGGAAAGCAGTATGGCGTCGTCCTTGCGGACACCTATGCGCAGGGCGTTGGAATACGGCGTGTGTCCGATGACCCGCAGGTCAGACATTTGGTTCTCCTTGATCAGGTAGGACGCTTCTTCTAAGGAAGCGAGCAGGGCGTATGCCTTATCCTTATCAAGTGCGATGAGCGCTTCCATGGTCGATTGGGCCTTGTAGGTGGCGATGCCGGGATGGTCCTGATGCATCAATTCCTGTGATTTGTGGCCGTCTACCACGGCAATGACCTGGCTCGGGATATCAGATAGCCCGTTTTCCAACCATACATCTTCCTTGCCGATGAGCACTATCTGGGAGTGAAAGTAGGGACTGGTGAAGTCAAGAAACCGTGCGCGTTCCGGCGTGGTGTTGAGTATGGGGAGGATGTCGCAGGTGCCGGCCTTGGCAACGGCCAGCGTTTCCACCCAGCTTTTTGTCCGGATCACGGAAAAGGGAACGCCCAGTCGTTTGGACAGCAGGGCGATGATGTCGGCGCCGATGCCTTTGTATTCTCCTTTCGCATCCAGAAATTCATATGGCGGCCATACCGGATCCGCCGCCAGGGTCAGCTCTCCCTTTTTGTCTAGATACGCCTGCTCCTCCGACGTCAATTCGATGGACGGTGCGACGGCCATGGCAATATCCACGAAAGTAAGGACCACAATCAATGCAACAGTGGTCAGGGATGCGAGCATGGTTTTATGGTCGAGGGTCGAAGTGCGCATGATCTCTCTTGGTTACCGAAGTTTCTTGTATGCCAGATAAACGCCTGTCAGGCACACCAGCAGGACCAGAACCAGCCTGATGACGAGGGGATTGTTGCTTTCGACCTGCAGGTCTTCGGCAACCCATTTGGAAGAGATGACTTCCTTTTCCGTATTGGTGATGGAGCGTATTGCCTTGCGCATGATGGTCGCCAGAATATGGTCATCCTTCCGGATACCCATGCGTGGCTCGTTGAAAAATTCGGTGTGGGCGATGACCCGAAGGTCTTTCAGCTGGTTTTTGCGGATGAGGTGGGCGGATTCGAGAGTGGTGGAGATGGTGGCGTAGGCATTGCCTTCACTTACCATGAAGAGGGCCTGTTCCATGGTGTCTACGTGTTTGACCTTGATAGAGGGGAAGTCCCGGCGAATATCCTCATCCATCTTGTAGCCCCGGACCAGCGCCATGGTCTTGCCGCGCATGTCTGACATGCCGTTGCTGAGCCACTGGCCTCCTTTGCCGATGACTACGTAGCTGGAGGTGAAGTAGGGGGAGGTAAAAAGGAGATACTGTGATCGCTCGGGCGTCTTGTTCAAAATGGGGAGGACGTCGCATTTCCCGTCTCGTGCCAGCTTCAGACTTTCAGTCCAGTTCTTGGTGGGAATCCTGCGGAACGGGATGCCAATGCGTTGGCTGATGAGCTTGAGGTAATCCGCTCCCATACCGGAGTATCGCTCTTCGTTATCGACGAATTCAAATGGCGCCCATGATGGGTCACAGGCAAAGGTCACTTCGTTCTTGTTGCCGAGGTAGAGTTTTTCTTCCGTGGTCAGTCCGAGTAACAGGCCTGTCTGGGAGAAAAGGTGGGTGACATCTTTCTTGCCGTTCTGTGCCATGGCCGGGGTCGAATATGCGGCAAACGCCATGAACCATGCTGTCAGTAACAGCAGGGGCCAGTGGTGGTTGCGGATGTATCCAGACGTTCCGATCATGTCTCTTCCCGGTCATTCTAACCGTTGAATAAAAATATGTTTATCCGTGTCGTTTTTCTCTCTTCCTGACGCCGTGTAATATGTGTTCCGGCTTTGGCCTTATTCTACATCCGACTCTTCTTCCAAGGTAAAGAAGAAGGCCGCTTCGCCTTCGGGCCCTTGCTCGGTCATGATCTTGCCGCCGTGTCGTCGTATGGCCCGGGCAACGATGGTCATGTCGAGACTTGTTTCAGAGAACTTGTCTTGATCCAGTCGGGACAAGGTGCAGATGGGAGTCTGCTTGGACGTAGTGTCAAAGGGGGCACCATTGTCCCTCACCATGAACCACGTTGCGCCTTCCCTGACCTCGGTCTGGAAGGCTATGCTGGGCTGCGCCTGTTCCTGGCTGCATGTCCATGCGTTGCCCAGCAGGGTTCCCATGATCATCCGCGCCATCTCAACGTCGGCGTTGGCCTTGAGATGGGGAGCGATGTACGCGTTAACGTGTGGCTCAGGCATGTGGGCGTGCAGCGCCTCGACGACGTCCAGTGCCATGGCGCTCAGGTCCACTTCGGTTCGTTCCAGAGGCCGTGTCGCCAGCGCTGTGAGGTCCAAAAGATCGTCGATGCGTCGTTCCAGCCCTTCGGCTGTCTGTCGGATTCTTTCGAGCTGTTCACGACTTTCTTCGCTCAACTCTTCCCCGCGTTGCTCGTTGAAGTCCGTGATCATATCGTCAATATTATGCAGGGGCAGACGCAGGTGATGGGCGAGGCACAGGGACAGGGTCTTCAACTCTTCGTGCAGGGTCTTCACTTCCTGAAAGCGTGACCACGCCCGTCGCTTCAATTCATCGGCCTGTTCCGACATCATGGCTTCCCGTTCCCGGTAATAGTCCACACGCTTCTTGAGTTCTCCCGGGGTGAGCTTCAGGTCCGCAAGGATGTTCGCATACATGTTGGACAGCTTCTCGCGCTCTTCCTCGGTGTAGACTTCAGTGCTCACGACAGCCATGTGTGCTTCGGCCGCACCGACGGCTCCGGCGAGACTCTTTTCCACTTCGCTGAGGAGTTCGGTCAACTCGGTCAGCGAGACCATTTGCCGTCTCTGTAAGCCGGTTCGATCAAGGCTGTTGGCGAACATCAGCTTGGCGTCGGATTCCGGCACGTAACGGGTCAGGGTGTCGATGATGCTGGAGGCCTTGGCCATCAAGTTGATGGTGGGCTTATCGTCCTGCTTGGAACTTTCGCTTTCCTTGTTCATGATGTGGACGAAGTCCTGTGCCAACGCCACTTCTGTGGAAGTTTGGCGGGTCATGAGCGAAAATCCCACATACAGGGAAATGTTGAGAAGCATGGACCAGAACACGCCCTGTGAGAGAGGGTCGAGTACCGTCATGCCGAGCAGCCCTTCGGGGCGGAGATACTCCAGACCGAAGAGGCCGTCCTTGACAATTGCCTGTACGGTCACGCTTCGAGGGCTGAGGGTCGGGAGAACCAGTGTGTAGAGCCAGATGGAGAAGCCTGCCATGAGGCCTGCCAGTGCGCCGGTCTTGTTGCCTCGTTGCCAGAACAGGCCGCCGAGGATGCTTGGCCCGAACTGGAGCGCGGCCGCAAAGGAGATCATGCCCATGTTCACCAGCAG of the Pseudodesulfovibrio sp. zrk46 genome contains:
- a CDS encoding calcium-binding protein codes for the protein MKRTLIFVLAALAVMAVASTALAEEVPELRGTWQGTSYIHSIDGLVTQEAAMVINVQEGRQFRGYKMWFNDKKILQREVVAGIFDKDGRIYFGEGDRGYAFGYLTGKEKMTINYLESGATAKTIILELERVHFSAGFVEIDKDGDKTIIQSEITTYYPLNAERIIKEADRDNDGKLTMSEWEKWKKGH
- a CDS encoding transporter substrate-binding domain-containing protein, whose amino-acid sequence is MRTSTLDHKTMLASLTTVALIVVLTFVDIAMAVAPSIELTSEEQAYLDKKGELTLAADPVWPPYEFLDAKGEYKGIGADIIALLSKRLGVPFSVIRTKSWVETLAVAKAGTCDILPILNTTPERARFLDFTSPYFHSQIVLIGKEDVWLENGLSDIPSQVIAVVDGHKSQELMHQDHPGIATYKAQSTMEALIALDKDKAYALLASLEEASYLIKENQMSDLRVIGHTPYSNALRIGVRKDDAILLSIMQKGIESLTKTEIEDIRHKWITEDDHPLSSEDSRLLIMVTGILAALIAGILLFRKSRN
- a CDS encoding transporter substrate-binding domain-containing protein; translation: MIGTSGYIRNHHWPLLLLTAWFMAFAAYSTPAMAQNGKKDVTHLFSQTGLLLGLTTEEKLYLGNKNEVTFACDPSWAPFEFVDNEERYSGMGADYLKLISQRIGIPFRRIPTKNWTESLKLARDGKCDVLPILNKTPERSQYLLFTSPYFTSSYVVIGKGGQWLSNGMSDMRGKTMALVRGYKMDEDIRRDFPSIKVKHVDTMEQALFMVSEGNAYATISTTLESAHLIRKNQLKDLRVIAHTEFFNEPRMGIRKDDHILATIMRKAIRSITNTEKEVISSKWVAEDLQVESNNPLVIRLVLVLLVCLTGVYLAYKKLR